Proteins from a single region of Aureibacter tunicatorum:
- a CDS encoding SusD/RagB family nutrient-binding outer membrane lipoprotein, translated as MKLKNILRIGWIVAASGFMAACEKDFEEFNTNGNALEEVSPVYQLGEVTRDLHQSYGQGFNVGSEWQHQWARSYGDTRGYIYDEGQSKTWNESYSAYRDIVDLIEKVKPEGDESSPFIYSVALIAKIFHFHMLTDMYGDVPYSEAGMAVSGLVQASYDSQEEIYNDLFRMLDEAINILEGVENYAGIEEIDRLYDGQADAWLRFANSLRLRMGMRVRYVDASLSASEIGKALSSNLIENNDQNALIYEFESALFQKEKENMMHPSIRMVEFLENDPRYDLFFEPLVDTALVVGYENGLVITQGEFSRIGQGIAVQDRPNRVMGASEVSFLMAEAYLSGNGVSADAQKANDAYKAGIRMSMEFWGVDSVSIARYMADSFMPLEGTEEEKLEMIIMQKWVDLIDNGVETYAEGRRTGYPVIEQRQDASVYLLGETNGVMPRKCKYPESETLYNTENFKEKSSQHDFLVKVWWDKK; from the coding sequence ATGAAATTAAAAAATATACTAAGAATCGGTTGGATTGTAGCGGCTTCGGGATTTATGGCTGCTTGTGAAAAAGATTTTGAGGAATTCAATACCAATGGAAATGCCTTGGAAGAGGTGAGTCCTGTGTATCAACTAGGGGAAGTGACTCGTGATTTGCATCAAAGTTATGGCCAAGGTTTTAATGTTGGCAGTGAATGGCAGCATCAATGGGCTAGATCTTACGGTGATACCAGAGGATATATATACGATGAAGGACAGTCCAAAACGTGGAACGAGAGCTATTCTGCATATCGTGATATCGTGGATTTGATTGAGAAAGTAAAGCCTGAAGGTGATGAGAGTAGTCCATTTATTTACTCAGTGGCTTTGATTGCCAAGATATTCCATTTCCATATGTTGACGGATATGTATGGAGATGTGCCTTACAGTGAGGCAGGCATGGCTGTGTCTGGTTTGGTGCAGGCTTCATATGATTCTCAGGAAGAAATATATAATGATCTGTTCAGGATGTTGGATGAAGCGATCAACATATTGGAAGGTGTGGAAAATTATGCGGGAATTGAAGAAATTGATCGGCTGTATGATGGACAAGCAGATGCTTGGCTTCGCTTTGCAAATTCATTAAGACTGAGAATGGGAATGCGAGTGAGGTATGTTGACGCAAGTTTGTCAGCATCAGAGATAGGAAAAGCGCTTTCAAGTAATTTGATTGAGAATAATGATCAAAATGCGTTGATCTATGAATTTGAGAGTGCTCTTTTTCAAAAGGAAAAAGAAAATATGATGCATCCGAGTATTCGAATGGTTGAGTTTTTGGAAAATGATCCAAGATATGATTTGTTTTTTGAGCCGCTGGTGGACACTGCTTTGGTGGTGGGATATGAAAATGGCTTGGTCATTACTCAAGGTGAATTTTCGAGAATAGGACAAGGAATTGCTGTTCAGGATCGACCGAATAGAGTAATGGGAGCTTCAGAGGTTTCCTTTCTTATGGCGGAAGCTTATTTAAGCGGTAATGGAGTATCCGCTGATGCGCAAAAAGCAAATGACGCCTATAAAGCGGGGATCAGAATGAGTATGGAATTTTGGGGAGTGGATTCGGTTTCTATAGCAAGGTATATGGCCGATAGCTTTATGCCATTGGAGGGTACTGAAGAGGAAAAACTGGAAATGATAATCATGCAGAAATGGGTGGATCTGATAGACAATGGGGTAGAGACTTATGCGGAAGGGCGAAGAACAGGTTACCCAGTAATAGAGCAGCGTCAAGATGCGAGTGTGTACTTGCTGGGAGAAACGAATGGAGTGATGCCGAGAAAGTGCAAATATCCGGAAAGCGAGACTTTATACAATACTGAGAATTTCAAGGAAAAATCTTCACAGCATGATTTCCTTGTCAAAGTTTGGTGGGACAAAAAGTAG
- a CDS encoding SusC/RagA family TonB-linked outer membrane protein produces MRKFLLKAIRRLNMLSTTAFCFLMVMICMPALASNNELDQQRVTMEVKGETLEMVFSMIESQTGFKFIYKKDERELSRKLTFSADQTNLTDVLKDIESQTGASFKQIKNNISVRFSNGRDGLADQAQGVERRIAGRVLDDEIGEPLIGATVLEAGTTNGTITDLDGTFELMLTENASMIIVSYIGYAEQAVEVSNRTNFEIKLKQDLSTLNEVVVTAIGIEREKAKLGYAITEVSGSEIASSVDNNVFSSLKGKVPGMVINSSTGGSTGSSSVILRGYSTVQGDNQALIVVDGIPYSNNSFGQGSSGNGIDLGSGIGDLNPEDIESVTVLKGANASALYGSRAINGAVVITTKKGTKKKGLGVQISSSMVIREIAFTPDLQNEYGQGGSAKTLGEFDGVDDDGTPYLPKNNDKSWGAKFEGQDVRVKWIREEPIRKYEAQPDNYKNFFQTGVNFINNVSITGATDKASVRMNVLANNLKDIVPTSKQDKYGLSLRATQEIAGIFDLDAKLAYTTSSTHNRLTLGNQRGAYSGLVTGPRSFYLEDLKRYRYPVTGVAYNEHKTFGDNMPVAWSTSTGSSAGNPYWELYENPNDDKQDRLNGMVKLSAQILPGLRAFGRIGWDNSYMEARKVAEKYSRYYRFDGQMTSSSGIRTELNTDFLISYDKEFGSDFSMSVNAGGNRRKEKTTYKELHGTHFTVVDFNSFNNIEQKYQHESEVERAVNSVYGMLAFSYKNIANLDATLRSDWTSTLPSGNNSFLYPSVSGSFVFSEAFDWRGNILSFGKLRASYAEVGNDTQPYMTKRFYNFNNDELGRAHASLPSNVWNEELKPERNKSVELGLDMGLINDRVSLDLTWYQSNVVNQILPSSPLAISSGYSSWAINAGEIQNTGVELGLSVIPVRLDKFQWRAIFNYAQNNSKVVEFNEDTDQIVLGTGRGVTVLAKKDKPFGAIYGRAFLRNEAGVVIVDENGYPMYEEEDQIIGNVMPDFTGSLANEFSYGNWRLSALVDMSFGGEITSWSETWMNLRGTTSKTLEGRDAWIEARENGNIHEEHLYSTEGGYGAWVGNSVYEDGTPNAGENAKYLNPFMYWDEMKKDKAGESTLVDASYVKLREVSLTYDLTSIANKVGLSLQGASLSFTGRNLFLLYSESDLFDPDSYRFSTSTNSLGVESGAWPSTRSYAFTFKASF; encoded by the coding sequence ATGAGAAAATTTTTATTAAAAGCAATTCGAAGGCTGAATATGCTTTCGACAACCGCTTTTTGTTTTTTGATGGTCATGATTTGCATGCCGGCTTTGGCGAGCAATAATGAATTGGATCAGCAAAGAGTAACCATGGAGGTAAAAGGGGAAACGCTGGAGATGGTGTTTTCAATGATTGAATCTCAAACAGGATTTAAATTTATATATAAAAAAGACGAAAGAGAATTGTCCAGAAAATTAACGTTTTCAGCTGACCAAACTAATCTAACGGATGTATTAAAAGATATAGAAAGTCAGACAGGAGCATCTTTCAAGCAAATAAAAAATAACATTTCGGTGAGGTTTTCCAATGGACGAGATGGTTTAGCGGATCAAGCGCAAGGTGTGGAAAGAAGGATTGCAGGTCGTGTGCTTGATGACGAGATTGGAGAGCCACTAATCGGGGCAACTGTATTGGAAGCGGGGACTACTAATGGAACCATAACTGATTTGGACGGTACTTTTGAGTTAATGCTTACCGAAAATGCTAGCATGATAATCGTTTCATATATTGGGTATGCTGAACAAGCTGTGGAGGTTTCCAATAGGACAAATTTTGAAATCAAGTTAAAGCAGGACTTGTCTACCTTGAATGAGGTAGTAGTCACCGCTATTGGGATTGAAAGAGAAAAAGCGAAGCTGGGATACGCTATCACAGAAGTGTCAGGCTCTGAAATCGCCAGTTCAGTAGATAACAATGTCTTTAGTTCATTGAAAGGAAAAGTACCGGGAATGGTAATTAATAGCTCAACTGGAGGCTCTACTGGATCTTCAAGTGTTATTTTAAGAGGATATTCGACAGTGCAAGGAGATAATCAAGCTTTGATAGTGGTAGATGGGATTCCTTACAGCAATAATTCATTTGGACAAGGCAGTAGTGGCAACGGCATTGATTTGGGTAGCGGTATTGGTGATTTGAATCCAGAGGATATCGAAAGTGTTACTGTGTTGAAGGGGGCTAACGCATCCGCTTTATATGGATCAAGAGCGATTAATGGAGCTGTAGTGATTACCACGAAAAAAGGGACTAAGAAAAAAGGCCTTGGCGTGCAAATATCTTCAAGCATGGTGATTAGGGAAATAGCTTTTACTCCTGATTTGCAAAATGAATACGGTCAAGGAGGTAGCGCCAAAACTTTGGGGGAGTTTGACGGAGTTGATGATGATGGAACTCCATATTTGCCAAAAAATAATGACAAGAGTTGGGGAGCGAAATTTGAAGGCCAAGATGTTCGAGTGAAGTGGATTCGGGAAGAACCAATACGTAAGTATGAAGCTCAACCTGACAACTACAAGAATTTTTTCCAAACAGGTGTCAATTTTATCAATAATGTAAGCATAACAGGAGCTACTGATAAAGCTTCCGTAAGAATGAATGTCTTGGCCAACAACCTTAAGGACATAGTGCCAACTTCCAAGCAGGATAAGTATGGTTTGAGCTTGAGAGCGACGCAAGAGATCGCTGGAATTTTTGACTTGGACGCCAAGTTGGCTTATACCACTAGTTCGACTCACAATCGTTTGACATTAGGTAATCAAAGAGGTGCATATAGTGGATTGGTGACAGGCCCTAGAAGTTTTTATTTGGAGGATTTAAAGCGTTATAGATATCCTGTGACAGGTGTTGCTTATAATGAACATAAAACTTTTGGTGATAATATGCCTGTTGCATGGAGTACTAGTACAGGATCAAGTGCTGGAAACCCATATTGGGAGCTCTATGAAAACCCAAATGATGATAAACAGGACCGATTGAATGGAATGGTAAAGTTAAGCGCTCAAATATTGCCGGGATTGAGAGCATTTGGACGAATTGGTTGGGATAATTCATATATGGAGGCAAGAAAAGTTGCTGAAAAGTATTCTAGATATTATCGTTTTGATGGACAGATGACAAGTTCTTCAGGTATTCGGACGGAGTTGAACACAGATTTTTTGATTTCTTATGATAAAGAGTTTGGCTCTGACTTTTCTATGTCAGTGAATGCAGGTGGAAATAGAAGAAAGGAGAAGACTACATATAAAGAATTGCACGGTACTCATTTTACAGTTGTGGATTTTAATTCTTTCAATAACATTGAGCAAAAATACCAACATGAATCAGAGGTGGAAAGAGCTGTTAATTCTGTTTATGGCATGCTTGCGTTTTCCTATAAGAACATAGCTAATTTAGACGCGACTTTAAGGAGTGATTGGACTTCTACTTTGCCTTCAGGAAACAATTCATTTTTATATCCTTCGGTAAGCGGTTCATTCGTATTTTCAGAAGCATTTGATTGGAGAGGCAATATTTTGTCTTTTGGGAAATTGAGAGCTTCATATGCCGAAGTTGGAAATGACACTCAACCTTATATGACCAAGAGATTTTATAATTTCAACAATGACGAATTAGGAAGAGCTCATGCATCATTGCCTTCCAATGTATGGAATGAGGAGTTGAAACCTGAGAGAAACAAGTCGGTGGAGTTAGGTCTTGATATGGGGCTGATTAATGACAGAGTATCTTTGGATTTGACTTGGTATCAGAGCAATGTCGTTAACCAAATATTGCCATCGTCTCCTTTAGCGATTAGTTCAGGTTACAGTAGTTGGGCTATTAATGCTGGCGAAATCCAGAATACTGGTGTTGAATTAGGCTTGTCGGTAATTCCTGTAAGATTGGATAAATTCCAATGGAGAGCAATTTTTAACTATGCTCAAAATAACTCCAAAGTAGTTGAATTTAATGAAGACACAGACCAGATTGTTTTAGGAACGGGACGAGGTGTGACTGTATTGGCTAAGAAAGATAAGCCTTTTGGCGCAATCTATGGCAGAGCATTTCTTCGCAATGAAGCTGGAGTTGTGATAGTTGATGAAAATGGATACCCAATGTACGAAGAGGAAGATCAAATCATAGGAAATGTAATGCCTGATTTTACAGGATCATTGGCAAATGAGTTTTCGTATGGGAATTGGAGGTTGAGCGCTTTAGTGGATATGTCTTTTGGAGGAGAAATTACATCATGGTCAGAAACTTGGATGAATTTAAGAGGAACTACTTCCAAGACTTTGGAGGGTAGAGATGCTTGGATAGAAGCCCGAGAGAACGGAAATATTCATGAAGAACACCTTTACAGCACAGAAGGAGGTTATGGAGCTTGGGTTGGCAATAGCGTTTATGAAGATGGAACGCCGAACGCAGGAGAGAATGCCAAGTATTTGAACCCTTTCATGTATTGGGATGAAATGAAAAAAGACAAGGCTGGCGAATCAACCTTGGTTGACGCTTCATATGTGAAGTTAAGGGAAGTTAGCTTGACATACGATTTGACAAGCATTGCCAATAAAGTAGGTCTTTCTTTGCAAGGAGCAAGTCTGTCATTCACTGGTAGAAACCTTTTCTTGCTTTATTCCGAGTCTGATCTGTTCGATCCGGATTCATACCGTTTCAGCACAAGCACTAACTCTCTAGGCGTTGAATCAGGAGCATGGCCTAGCACTAGGTCATATGCATTTACATTCAAAGCATCTTTCTAA